A segment of the Rhodothermales bacterium genome:
AGCCGAGATCGGTACCGGACGATACTTCACCCGAATCGTTCGCGGACTGGCCACAAGCCAACTCGGCCCGGGTCGACAGCTCGACGTGAACATCCATTATGAAGGAAGCGACGGTCATCTGGTATCGGATGACATTGAAGAGGTGAAGAACGCGAGCGATGACTTCTCGGGATCGATCGCATACCGGAGCGAGACCGATCGCATCACGACGTCCGCCAAAATCTCCGGATTTCTGTCCAGCTACTCGATGTTCGGTATCGATAACTCCAGTGGCGGGAGTGTCATCCTGAACCCGGATCGTAACGGAAAGCACGGCGCAATACAGGCGACCCTCGGCTCGGGACGGCTTTCAAGGATCGAATACGGACTCAGCGGATCGCTACAACAGTCACGGTTCACGAGCGACCTGTTCTCGTCTGCTCGAATTGTGGACCCCACCACGGAACGCGTTGAGAAGCGCGCTTCGCTATCTGCCCGAGTTGCCGTTCCCCTTTCGAGATCGTCCGCCTATGGTTCGGCGAAGGCTTCGTGGGCCGGATTGGACAGCGGTGGACTTGCCGGTTCCGACCTCTCATACGGTGAGATCGGTGTCGGCATGGTTCGCACTACAGATCGAATGACAGTGTCCGGTGGACCGCGCCTGCTCACGGTGGGATTTGATGCCGGCGTTGGAGGCGAGTCGGGCGCCGACCGCCGGGCCACGTATGTATCGGCCGACGTGGACGTCAGCCTGCGGTCGGGCGACTTACTGACGCTCATCGGTTCGAACCGGCCGCACGTGCAGACAAACAGTCTGGCCGAGCTGTTCTCGGCAAACCCGTATCTGGTGAACGAACCAGACATGCAGCCTTCCATCCTGACCGTGAACGCGGAGGCAGGCCTCCTCTTCTCGTCGGGACCGCTCCAGTTCAAAGCATCGGTTCAGCTTCGACAGTCACCCAACTGGGCGTACTTCGTCAGCACGACGGGATCTGGGACTTCTACCGTCGCCAGTGGATTCTTTGACCTGGGCTACGTCGAGGGACGCGTGACGAGTGCAGGCGGCCAGATGGCGATATCGTTACCGGCCAGCCTGCAATTGTCCACGACGCTGTATGTGCACGACACGGAACTAACCGATTCCGGAATACAGATCCCGCATCATCCCCGGCTTAGCGCCGAGCTTGGGCTGTCGGTACCGTTCGCATCCCGAAGAGGGATGGTACAGGTCACGGGCAGATACATTGGAGAGCGCTACAGTGACGTGAGCCAGTCGCAAAGCCTTGATCCATATCTGGACGCAGACGTCTACGCCCGATACGACGTTGGAAGGAGAATTGGAATTGTTGTGAGGCTGCTGAATCTCGGCATAAATGAACACGAGGCTTGGAACGGATATCCGCAGTCACCGGCGATACTTGTAGGCGGCGTACGGATGCTGTGGTAGTGCCAAGCCCTTGCTTCCCATTGGTTTCGTTAAGTGGATCGGACTTTCTATTTTGTTGATCTCGGGCGATAATCCCACTCGCTCAGACCCCATTTCTGCCGCGAAAATCCAAAGGCGATGACTATCACGGAAGATCGACTCTCTAATGCCCTGGTGGCGGCCGTACGCGATGCACTTATTGAGGGGCATCGGATCGACGTGCCCGGTTTGGGCACTTTCGGTGTGCGGCACGTTCCGAGCAAGGTAGAAAGAGCAGACGATGATTCGAGTGTGATGATACCGCCACGAGATGTGGTCGAATTCAATGCAACGTCTGACTGATTTCTCGACTGCTGGTCGAAGCAAGCACGACTGATGACACCTGTTATTGACCATATCGCCCGACGACTTTCCGTAACGACGGATGAAGCTGGTATCCTGCTGCAGCAATGGGTGTCGCAATTGCTCGCGGATCTTGAGACATCCGGGGAGGTGACGGTGCCCGGCCTCGGCACATTTACACGAGAGGCAGACGAGATTGAATTCGTTCCGGAGCCGCGCCTGGCCAGCGTTGTCAATCATCGATTCGCCGGACTCTACCCTTTGCCCGTTGACGCCGGCGAGAACGTGACTCTGGGCCTCGACTCGCCGTACGGCATTCCCGACGTTCCCATGGCGGCTGACCTATTGACGAACGTCGGTGAGGCTGCTCCTGAGGGACTGCCCGATCTGGACACCGGCGAAGCGCGGGCCGATGTTGAATCGAATGTCGATCCGACTGACCTGGGAGACCAGCTGGAAGAAGACCGGTCACAGGACCGACCCTTTTACGATCCCCGGGACGAGGTCGACGTCTCGCCGGAACCGGATGAGATTGTTGGCGCCGCTGGCTCGCGTCCGTGGGCCGATACGGGTGACCTCGTGGATTCCGTTCGCGATGAACTTGAAGGAGACTTCCCGCAAGAGGTTCACGATACCGGGCAGGTCGACGACAGATATGACCAGGACGATATCGCCGAACCGTACCACGACGAGTCGAAGACACCGCACGATAGGGACGACGCGGAAGGCCGTCACGCCGACGACATTGTTGAACCGTCCGACGATATCCAGACGGAGTCGAGTGCCGATAAGATTCCATGGAACCGTCCGGCTCGATACCCGGAGCCTGATGTCAGGGTCGACGACGAGTATGACGACAACGTCGGAGGCGCTGAGGGTGAAGCCGAGAACCATGATTTTGGGGATTCTCTGATTCACCCGGCCAGCCTCGCAGCCGGAGTGACGGGCATCGACCAGAAAGACGACACAGCGTCTTTGGGATCTGATCCTGAACCTGATCCTGACCCCGAACCCGAGCCTGAATCGGAAGATCAGGCTGCGGAGGATGACGAAGAATCTGTCGAGGATCCGTCCTCGACTCCCCCAATCGTCGTTCGTCGATCCACAGGTGCGAGAGCATACTGGCTGGCGATCCCCCTGCTCATCGCGGCGATTGCCGTCGTTTTGTGGCTGCTGACCCAGACGGAGCGTACACCTGATGCCCCAGAACAAACGACGGGTGAAGCAAGTGAAGGAGCAGCACAGGAGGCCGCCCCTCCACCTCAGCCTGAAGTGGCAGAGGCGCAGGTAGAGCCGTGGTCGCCCGGTACGGTTGACAGACGGGCAGGCGGTTATACGATTGTCGCTTCGTCACAGGCGTCTCGACGCGAAGCCATCGCGTTCGCAGAGAGTCTGGCATCCAACCTGCAAGATGAAAGTTTGCCAATCGACGTATTCCGGGGAACGGCAGAGGGGCGTGCGCGGTATCGCGTGGGTGTCGGGCAATTCGCGACGATCGAGTCCGCCGCGCTCGAGATGGAAAGGCTTTCCTCGCAGCTGCCCGCAGGTGTCTGGATTCTTCGCATCCGACGCAACATGTAGTCCCACCACCACACTCTCATCACTACCGAGATGGTCATTCCCCGACTCCAAGAGGCAGCGAGTTCCGTAGCTGATTCAACTCAGGCCATCATGCAACAAACCGGTCCAGAACCGGCGAGTGTACTTGACACGTTGCTGCTTGGTGGCTGGGTCATTATTCCGGTCATCCTGCTGTCGATTCTGGCCGTGTACCTGTTTGTGGAGAGGCTTCTGACTCTTCGACGGGCCAAGGCAGATCCTGACCTCGTGACCGAGCGAATCCGCGACTACGTCCAGGCCGGAGATATCGACGGCGCCAAGAACTAATGTGCGAATCGCGACACTCCGATAACGCGGATCCTGAAGCACGGCATAGAGCGACTCGGGCGACCGATCGCCGAGATACAGGATGCTGTGCACTCCGCCGGCAAGTACGAAGCATTCGAACTGGAGAAGCGGATCGACCTCCTGGCGACGATCGCCGGCGTGGCACCGATGCTTGGATTCCTTGGCACCGTGACAGGAATGATCGATGCGTTCCAACAGATTCAGAGCCTCCAGGGTAACGTGAATCCGAGCGTGCTCGCGGGAGGAATATGGGAGGCGCTTTTGAGTACGGCTTTTGGACTCGTCGTCGGTATCATCGCCATCTTCTTTTATAATTTTCTGCTCGGACGCATCAACCGCGCCGTGCACGACATGGAGCGTTCGGCCACCGATTTCATTGACCTGCTTCAGGAGCCGGCTCCTCTGCAGGCCAACTACGAAGATCCTCGCTTCTAGCCACGATTCCCGGGCAGCATCCGATGGCACTCAGTTTTTCATCCCCGAAGAAGCCGATGACGGCGTTCAGCATGGCCGGGTTGGCGGACATCGTTCTGCTACTGCTG
Coding sequences within it:
- a CDS encoding TonB-dependent receptor, producing the protein MRKVGNIIQSNVILLLVTGIVLMVPNVAAQDRGQEDQPVLPDLAPREVEIRGQLQIAFPSLRRQPLVGFNPPPRVPDIPPERRPTLESYRDAGAPVDTSPLEKPEPPGIAALSGDNPFRAEAEIGTGRYFTRIVRGLATSQLGPGRQLDVNIHYEGSDGHLVSDDIEEVKNASDDFSGSIAYRSETDRITTSAKISGFLSSYSMFGIDNSSGGSVILNPDRNGKHGAIQATLGSGRLSRIEYGLSGSLQQSRFTSDLFSSARIVDPTTERVEKRASLSARVAVPLSRSSAYGSAKASWAGLDSGGLAGSDLSYGEIGVGMVRTTDRMTVSGGPRLLTVGFDAGVGGESGADRRATYVSADVDVSLRSGDLLTLIGSNRPHVQTNSLAELFSANPYLVNEPDMQPSILTVNAEAGLLFSSGPLQFKASVQLRQSPNWAYFVSTTGSGTSTVASGFFDLGYVEGRVTSAGGQMAISLPASLQLSTTLYVHDTELTDSGIQIPHHPRLSAELGLSVPFASRRGMVQVTGRYIGERYSDVSQSQSLDPYLDADVYARYDVGRRIGIVVRLLNLGINEHEAWNGYPQSPAILVGGVRMLW